In Candidatus Delongbacteria bacterium, one genomic interval encodes:
- a CDS encoding TetR/AcrR family transcriptional regulator, with protein sequence MPTRKERERLARRAEILAVARELFAEKGFHNVSMQEVAARSEFSTGSLYAFFENKDALYHDMMLDLTDDFHQRIALALDEAEDELAGLRAYLAAKAERFQQNAGLLRLYFKESGGLSASIREDLREEMCTRHNRLIERLGAIFQSGIQRGVFQPVAHPRMLALALVSLSTAVQLDGFGIGPDDTIPKDPDSVLNVLFKGLLA encoded by the coding sequence GTGCCGACACGCAAGGAACGGGAGCGTCTGGCGAGACGGGCCGAGATTCTGGCGGTGGCTCGCGAACTGTTCGCCGAGAAGGGCTTTCACAATGTGTCCATGCAGGAAGTGGCGGCCCGCTCCGAATTCTCCACCGGCTCGCTCTACGCATTCTTCGAAAACAAGGATGCCCTCTATCACGACATGATGCTGGATCTGACCGACGACTTTCATCAGCGCATCGCCCTTGCACTGGATGAGGCCGAGGATGAGCTGGCCGGTCTGCGTGCCTATCTGGCCGCGAAGGCCGAGCGTTTCCAGCAGAATGCCGGGCTGCTGCGTCTGTATTTCAAGGAGTCCGGCGGGCTGAGCGCCAGCATTCGCGAGGATCTGCGCGAGGAGATGTGCACACGCCACAATCGTCTGATCGAACGCTTGGGAGCGATTTTCCAGTCCGGCATCCAGCGGGGCGTGTTCCAGCCGGTGGCCCATCCCCGCATGCTGGCACTGGCACTGGTCTCCCTCAGTACGGCGGTCCAGCTCGACGGCTTCGGGATCGGGCCGGACGACACGATTCCCAAGGATCCCGACAGCGTGTTGAATGTTCTCTTCAAGGGCTTGCTGGCATGA
- a CDS encoding efflux RND transporter periplasmic adaptor subunit encodes MRNHSAGPFRLITAVALVCSALLAGCGAPPTPPQPGGVPVSVIPVSLQDVSLTTSLTGRIQPFRVAEIRPQVSGVIQERLFVEGSLVSEGQVLYRIDPALHQAALDNASAALARARASEGAISARQQRIEGLLPTKAVSQQDFDNVVAELDAVRAEIQSWEAQAELARINLGYTEVRSPIAGRIGRSAVTEGAAVTAYQPIPLATVQQLDRVYLDLPQATSDVQRLRTQLAAGRLVQEENAEGNVRITLEDGSEYPLAGTLRFRDVSVNPATASVILRAIVPNPQGVLLPGMFVHAELTEGVNTGAVLIPQPAVLRDPKGNPFCWVVAEDQTAAMRTLVLDRAIGDQWVVLDGLSGGESLIIEGLQRLRRPGTPVVVTPRDDGATANTPATGH; translated from the coding sequence ATGCGGAATCACAGTGCAGGACCGTTTCGACTCATCACGGCCGTCGCCCTGGTGTGCAGTGCCCTGCTGGCAGGATGCGGCGCCCCGCCCACTCCTCCCCAGCCCGGCGGTGTCCCGGTGAGCGTGATCCCCGTGAGCCTGCAGGATGTGAGCCTGACCACGAGTCTCACCGGGCGCATCCAGCCCTTCCGGGTGGCCGAGATCCGGCCCCAGGTCAGCGGTGTGATCCAGGAACGTCTTTTCGTTGAAGGCAGTCTGGTCAGCGAAGGCCAGGTGCTGTACCGAATCGACCCTGCCCTCCATCAGGCCGCGCTGGACAATGCCAGCGCCGCTCTGGCCCGGGCTCGCGCCAGTGAAGGGGCCATCAGTGCCCGCCAGCAGCGCATCGAGGGCTTGCTGCCCACCAAGGCCGTGAGCCAGCAGGACTTTGACAATGTGGTGGCCGAACTGGATGCGGTGCGTGCCGAGATCCAATCCTGGGAAGCCCAGGCAGAACTTGCCCGGATCAATCTGGGTTACACCGAGGTCAGATCGCCCATCGCGGGGCGCATCGGGCGCTCGGCAGTCACCGAAGGAGCCGCGGTCACCGCCTACCAGCCGATTCCGCTGGCTACCGTGCAACAGCTGGACCGCGTGTATCTGGATCTGCCCCAGGCCACCTCGGATGTCCAGCGCCTGCGCACCCAGCTGGCCGCGGGCCGTCTGGTACAGGAAGAGAATGCCGAAGGCAACGTGCGGATCACGCTGGAGGACGGCAGCGAGTATCCCCTGGCGGGCACTCTGCGCTTCCGGGATGTGAGCGTCAATCCCGCCACCGCTTCGGTGATCCTGCGGGCCATCGTGCCCAATCCGCAGGGCGTGCTGCTGCCGGGCATGTTCGTGCACGCCGAGCTGACCGAGGGTGTCAACACCGGTGCGGTGCTGATTCCGCAGCCCGCCGTGTTGCGTGACCCCAAGGGCAATCCCTTCTGCTGGGTGGTGGCCGAGGACCAGACCGCCGCGATGCGCACCCTGGTGCTCGACCGGGCCATCGGCGACCAGTGGGTCGTGCTCGATGGGCTCAGTGGAGGCGAATCCCTGATCATCGAGGGACTCCAGCGCCTGCGCCGTCCGGGCACCCCTGTGGTGGTCACGCCCAGGGATGATGGGGCCACCGCGAACACGCCCGCCACCGGTCACTGA
- a CDS encoding efflux RND transporter permease subunit, whose amino-acid sequence MSHFFLKRPVFAWVISIALMAAGLLAIRNMTVSQYPPIAPPSIAIQAYYGGASAETVENTVTQVIEQKMTGLDDLLYISGKSSSSGLGRLELTFAPGTDPDLAQAKVQNKLQLAMASLPEVVQRQGVSVSKSTRNYLIIVGLVSPDGTLDGDALRDYAATNLEKVLARVEGVGEVQNFGTQYAMRVWLNPDKLAQLQLTYEDVVAALKTYNVEISAGQFGSLPAVEGQRLNASIVVQHLLQTPEEFNDIPLRYNADGSAVRIRDVGRCEVGAERSDIVARIDGAPAAGIAIRQAAGANALKTAEAVKKTMERLSEDFPPGMQVVYPFETTPFTQVAIHEVVKTLLLAILLVFIVMYLFMGNIRATLIPTIAVPVVILGTFGVLGLFGYSINMLTMFAMVLAIGLLVDDAIVVVENVERVMAEEGCSAREAAEKSMLEITSALIGIGLVLAAVFTPMAFFPGSTGIIYRQFSVTVASSMLLSVVVALILTPVLCVALLKPVAAGHQPSDQALPLFRPFFRWFDRGFFSLRRRYIHLTRLAITHRFITLFIFLGIFGAMAFFFLRMPTAYLPDEDQGTMIVMAMLPTGSTLEQTEQVLAKVRDYLHANESEAVASFLSVAGTSFGGQGQNMGFGFVKLKDWGLRQDARLKVGALTRRTMGFCMSINEAMVFAFQPPAVSELGNATGFDFQLQDRGGLGHAALMAARNQMLGMAAQDPRLVRVRPNGMEDEAQLKIDVDRDKAGALGVPISAIHNTIAIAFGSAYANNFIQNGQVKKVFVQTDTPQRMLPTDLSRLHMRNMAGEMVPFASLASMRWESGSPLLERYNGFPSVDIWGEPAPGLSSGTAMDAMEELASRLPKGFAHEWTGLSYQERQSSSSAGLLYAFSIFVIFLTLAALYESWPIPIAILLTLPLGVIGGVLASGLRGYPNDVYFQIGLLTVLGLTTKNAILIVQFAKDKVDEGMGLLEATLEGARLRLRPIVMTSLAFGFGVLPLALASGAGSGAQRAIGTGVLGGMITSTLLVIFFAPYFYVMVYRVLGKHRETAEAIPAPTTGTTSEGSTR is encoded by the coding sequence CTGTCCCATTTTTTCCTCAAGCGCCCGGTCTTCGCGTGGGTGATTTCCATCGCCTTGATGGCCGCGGGCCTGCTGGCGATCCGCAACATGACCGTCTCACAGTACCCGCCCATCGCGCCGCCCTCGATCGCGATCCAGGCCTACTATGGTGGTGCCTCGGCCGAAACGGTGGAGAACACCGTGACCCAGGTCATCGAGCAGAAGATGACCGGGCTGGACGACCTGCTCTACATCTCGGGCAAGAGTTCCTCCTCAGGTCTGGGGCGTCTGGAACTGACCTTCGCGCCTGGCACCGACCCGGATCTGGCCCAGGCCAAGGTCCAGAACAAGCTGCAGCTGGCGATGGCCAGCCTGCCCGAGGTGGTGCAGCGCCAGGGTGTCTCGGTCAGCAAATCCACGCGCAACTACCTGATCATCGTGGGGCTTGTCTCACCGGACGGCACCCTGGATGGTGACGCCCTGCGCGACTACGCGGCCACCAACCTCGAGAAGGTGCTGGCCCGCGTCGAAGGTGTGGGCGAGGTGCAGAACTTCGGCACCCAGTACGCGATGCGGGTCTGGCTGAACCCCGACAAGCTGGCCCAGCTGCAGCTCACCTACGAGGATGTGGTGGCCGCGCTGAAGACCTACAACGTCGAGATCTCGGCGGGCCAGTTCGGCAGCCTGCCCGCGGTGGAAGGCCAGCGGCTGAACGCCTCGATCGTGGTCCAGCACCTGCTGCAGACCCCCGAGGAGTTCAACGACATTCCCCTGAGATACAACGCCGACGGCTCGGCCGTGCGCATCCGGGATGTGGGTCGTTGCGAGGTGGGCGCCGAGCGCAGCGACATCGTGGCCCGCATCGACGGAGCCCCGGCGGCCGGCATCGCCATTCGCCAGGCGGCGGGCGCCAACGCGCTCAAGACGGCCGAGGCGGTCAAGAAGACCATGGAGCGCCTGAGCGAGGACTTTCCGCCCGGGATGCAGGTGGTGTATCCCTTCGAGACCACGCCCTTCACCCAGGTGGCGATCCACGAGGTGGTCAAGACCCTGTTGCTGGCGATCCTGCTGGTGTTCATCGTGATGTATCTCTTCATGGGAAACATCCGTGCGACACTGATCCCCACCATTGCGGTGCCCGTGGTGATTCTGGGCACCTTCGGCGTGCTGGGGCTCTTCGGCTACTCGATCAACATGCTGACCATGTTCGCGATGGTGCTGGCCATCGGACTGCTGGTGGACGACGCGATCGTTGTGGTCGAGAATGTGGAACGCGTGATGGCCGAGGAGGGCTGCTCGGCGCGTGAGGCGGCCGAGAAGTCGATGCTCGAGATCACCAGCGCGCTGATCGGCATCGGTCTGGTGCTGGCCGCCGTGTTCACTCCCATGGCATTCTTCCCCGGATCGACGGGCATCATCTATCGCCAGTTCTCGGTGACCGTGGCCTCGTCGATGCTGCTCTCGGTGGTGGTGGCGCTCATCCTGACTCCCGTGCTCTGTGTGGCCCTGCTGAAACCGGTGGCCGCGGGACACCAGCCCTCGGACCAGGCGCTGCCGCTGTTCAGGCCCTTCTTCCGCTGGTTCGACCGCGGGTTCTTCAGCCTGCGCCGGCGCTACATCCACCTGACCCGGCTGGCGATCACGCACCGCTTCATCACGCTGTTCATCTTTCTGGGCATCTTCGGCGCGATGGCCTTCTTCTTTCTGCGCATGCCCACGGCCTACCTGCCCGACGAGGACCAGGGCACGATGATCGTGATGGCCATGCTGCCCACCGGCTCGACCCTTGAGCAGACGGAGCAGGTGCTGGCCAAGGTGCGCGACTACCTGCACGCCAATGAGTCCGAGGCGGTGGCCTCCTTCCTGAGCGTGGCGGGCACCAGCTTCGGTGGCCAGGGACAGAACATGGGCTTCGGTTTCGTCAAGCTGAAGGACTGGGGACTGCGCCAGGATGCCCGGCTCAAGGTGGGCGCACTGACCCGGCGCACCATGGGTTTCTGCATGAGCATCAACGAGGCCATGGTGTTCGCCTTCCAGCCTCCGGCCGTGTCGGAGCTGGGCAACGCCACCGGTTTCGACTTCCAGCTGCAGGATCGCGGGGGGCTGGGTCACGCGGCCCTGATGGCCGCCCGCAACCAGATGCTGGGCATGGCCGCGCAGGATCCGCGTCTGGTGCGTGTGCGCCCCAACGGCATGGAGGATGAAGCACAGCTCAAGATCGATGTGGACCGCGACAAGGCCGGCGCGCTGGGCGTGCCGATCTCGGCCATCCACAACACCATCGCCATCGCCTTCGGCAGCGCCTATGCCAACAACTTCATCCAGAACGGCCAGGTCAAGAAGGTCTTCGTGCAGACGGACACGCCGCAGCGCATGCTGCCCACGGATCTCTCGCGCCTTCACATGCGCAACATGGCGGGGGAGATGGTGCCCTTCGCCTCGCTGGCCAGCATGCGCTGGGAATCGGGCTCGCCCCTGCTCGAGCGCTACAATGGCTTTCCCTCGGTGGACATCTGGGGCGAACCGGCTCCCGGGCTGAGTTCGGGCACCGCGATGGACGCGATGGAAGAACTGGCCAGCAGATTGCCCAAGGGCTTTGCCCACGAATGGACCGGGTTGTCCTACCAGGAACGCCAGTCCTCCTCGAGCGCCGGGCTGCTCTACGCCTTTTCGATCTTCGTGATCTTCCTGACCCTGGCCGCGCTCTACGAGAGCTGGCCGATTCCGATCGCGATCCTGTTGACGCTGCCGCTGGGTGTGATCGGTGGTGTGCTGGCCTCGGGCCTGCGCGGCTATCCCAACGATGTGTACTTCCAGATCGGTCTGCTGACCGTGCTGGGGCTGACCACCAAGAACGCGATCCTGATCGTGCAGTTCGCCAAGGACAAGGTGGATGAAGGCATGGGCCTGCTCGAGGCGACCCTCGAGGGTGCCCGTCTGCGCCTGCGCCCGATCGTGATGACCTCGCTGGCCTTCGGTTTTGGTGTGCTGCCGCTGGCGCTGGCCTCGGGCGCGGGCTCGGGCGCCCAGCGCGCGATCGGCACGGGCGTGCTGGGCGGCATGATCACCTCGACCCTGTTGGTGATCTTCTTCGCACCCTATTTCTATGTGATGGTCTACCGTGTGCTGGGCAAGCACCGGGAAACGGCAGAAGCCATCCCGGCACCGACCACGGGCACCACTTCCGAAGGGAGCACGCGATGA
- a CDS encoding efflux transporter outer membrane subunit → MKGFRLALLLAPLLVSCTMAPRYTRPEALVPGSWPEADSLALSELAAVSQPSVEEFYRDPRLRSLLELTREHNLDLRLATLNAETVRAYYRIERANLLPAVSAVGAGTRHLTPADLASGGTATISEQYSVQGGISAWELDLFGRLRSLKKQALEQYLASREGERGARLAITAAVGQAWLGLAASREQLGLARSTVVSFEELYTLVENRFQAGLASRLDLLRAQTQLNAAQQAEARYRQLVAQDRNALARIVGAPIPEELLPASLDDVLAPLELEVGLSSAVLLERPDIQAAEHRLRAANAFIGAARAAFFPRISLTGLAGTASAELNGLFGPDSRTWTFSPQVTLPLFDARVFSAHSASALSRESALTQYQASIQSAFRDVSDALVTRQALCEQARTQDELARASEQSLDLARQRYDSGLDSYLSVLDAQRSWYAARESQVALHLADLASRIQLYTVLGGAGQDED, encoded by the coding sequence ATGAAAGGCTTCCGTCTGGCCCTGCTGCTGGCTCCACTGCTGGTGAGCTGTACCATGGCCCCGCGATACACGCGACCGGAGGCGCTGGTGCCCGGGAGCTGGCCCGAGGCCGATTCCCTGGCGCTCAGCGAGCTTGCGGCCGTATCACAACCCTCGGTGGAGGAGTTCTACCGGGACCCGCGCCTGCGTTCGCTGCTGGAGCTCACGCGGGAGCACAATCTGGACCTCCGCCTGGCGACCCTGAATGCCGAGACCGTGCGCGCCTACTATCGCATCGAGCGCGCCAACCTGTTGCCGGCGGTCTCCGCCGTGGGCGCCGGCACGCGCCATCTCACGCCCGCGGATCTGGCGTCCGGTGGCACGGCCACGATCAGCGAGCAGTACAGTGTGCAGGGTGGCATCAGCGCCTGGGAGCTGGACCTCTTCGGCCGGCTGCGCAGCCTGAAGAAACAGGCGCTGGAACAGTATCTGGCCTCGCGGGAAGGCGAGCGCGGCGCGCGCCTGGCGATCACGGCCGCCGTCGGCCAGGCCTGGCTGGGGCTGGCGGCATCCCGCGAGCAATTGGGGCTGGCCCGGTCGACCGTGGTGTCCTTCGAGGAACTGTATACGCTGGTGGAGAATCGCTTTCAGGCGGGTCTGGCGTCCCGTCTGGATCTGCTGCGCGCCCAGACACAGCTGAATGCGGCCCAGCAGGCCGAGGCTCGCTATCGCCAGCTGGTGGCCCAGGACCGCAATGCTCTCGCCCGCATCGTGGGCGCACCGATTCCCGAAGAGCTGCTGCCCGCCAGTCTGGACGATGTGCTGGCACCCCTCGAACTTGAGGTGGGTCTGTCCTCGGCCGTGCTGCTGGAGCGCCCCGACATCCAGGCCGCCGAGCACCGACTGCGCGCGGCCAACGCCTTCATCGGAGCCGCGCGCGCGGCCTTCTTCCCGCGGATCTCGCTGACCGGTCTGGCCGGCACCGCCAGCGCCGAACTGAATGGCCTGTTCGGTCCGGATTCGCGAACCTGGACCTTCAGCCCCCAGGTCACGCTGCCGCTCTTCGACGCGCGCGTGTTCTCGGCACACTCTGCCAGCGCCCTGTCCCGCGAGAGCGCGCTGACCCAGTACCAGGCCTCGATCCAGAGCGCCTTCCGCGACGTCTCCGACGCCCTCGTGACACGCCAGGCCCTGTGCGAGCAGGCCCGCACCCAGGACGAACTGGCCCGCGCCAGCGAGCAATCCCTGGACCTGGCCCGCCAGCGCTACGACTCGGGTCTGGATTCCTACTTGAGCGTGCTTGACGCCCAGCGCAGCTGGTACGCCGCCCGCGAGAGCCAGGTGGCCCTGCATCTGGCCGATCTGGCCAGCCGGATCCAATTGTACACGGTGCTGGGAGGGGCGGGGCAGGACGAGGACTGA